The following coding sequences lie in one Thermococcus sp. JdF3 genomic window:
- a CDS encoding glycogen/starch/alpha-glucan phosphorylase, whose product DEINMTLLAIRTSSYVNGVSKLHAEVSKRMWQNLWPGVPLDEIPIEGITNGVHTMTWVHSEMRKLFDRYLGKAWREHTNIEGLWYAIERIPDEELWEAHLKAKREFIELLKRKIKARNERLGIDDPLPEIDENALIIGF is encoded by the coding sequence GGATGAAATCAACATGACCCTACTGGCCATAAGAACTTCCAGCTACGTCAACGGCGTCAGTAAGCTCCATGCCGAGGTAAGCAAGCGCATGTGGCAGAATCTTTGGCCCGGAGTTCCGCTGGATGAGATACCCATCGAGGGCATCACCAACGGCGTACACACCATGACCTGGGTTCACAGCGAGATGAGAAAGCTCTTTGACCGCTATCTCGGAAAGGCATGGCGCGAGCACACGAACATCGAGGGTCTGTGGTACGCCATTGAGAGGATTCCCGATGAAGAGCTCTGGGAGGCCCATCTTAAGGCCAAGAGGGAGTTCATAGAGCTACTGAAGAGGAAGATTAAGGCGAGGAACGAGAGGCTTGGAATAGATGATCCCCTGCCAGAGATAGACGAGAACGCGCTCATCATAGGCTTT